ACCTTCTCTACTTTTGGAGATTCAGATGTTTTAGAATATATCGACATTCCTAATCCGCAATTAAAACAAGATGAAATATTAGTCGAGATGAAAGCCATCGGACTTAATTTTGCTGATGTTTACCGTCGAAAAGGAAATTACCATTTAAAAGGAAATCCACCATTTATTGCTGGTTATGAAGGCGCTGGAATTGTGGTCGATGCTAACAATCATCCAGAATATAAAACTGGTGACCGTGTGGCTTTTGCCGATGCACCTTTTGCTAATGCAGAATTGGTTGCTGTAAATGTAAATCACATCATTCCCTTATCTGAAAATATTTCTTTTGAAACGGCAGCTTCTGTTCTGCTTCAAGGCTTAACAGCACATTATCTGGCAACAGACAGCCACAAAACACAAAAAGGAGAAACCGTTTTAATACATGCTGTTGCAGGCGGAGTAGGCCAAATTTTAACTCAAATCAGCAAACTTCTTGGTGCAACGGTTATTGGTTTAACCTCATCTGCTGAAAAAGCAAAAACCGGATTTGAACAAGGTGCAGATCACGTTTTTCTTTATAATGAAGATTGGAAATCAGAAGTTTTTAAAGTTGTTCCAAATGGTGTTGATGCGGTTTATGATAGCATAGGAAGCACTTTAATGGATAGTTTTGAAGTTACTAAAGAATGCGGACAGGTCGTTTTCTTCGGAATGGCGGGCGGTGATCCAGCGCCAGTAGATCCAAGAATGCTAATGGACGGCTCTAAAACTTTAACTGGAGGCGACTTATGGAGTTATTTAAACTCTAAAGAAGAACGAATTAAGCGCGCAACTCAATTATTCGATTGGATCACCGAAGGAAAGATCAACCTTTCGGAACCTACTTCTTTCAAATTATCTGAAGGAAAACTGGCGCACGATTTCTTAGAAAGCAGAAAAAGTACAGGAAAGATTATTTTAATCCCTTAATTCTTTTCGCCATGACCCGACAGAAGCGAATAGACGAAGTAATTCTCGAATTTTAATTACAAACGATTCTTGAATTCGTGACTATATTTTACAACTGTGTAACTTCAATTTTTGTTAGTTCAGACAATTCTAAAATCCTTCCTACTTCATTTTTATTCGCAACAAAAAACAAATAATTATCTCCGTGCGTATCATAAGTCATTAATTCTAGATTGTGTTTTTCTAATGCCGATTGAATGTAAGGAAACAAATCATGACTATACGTTTCTTCCGGATATTCGAAATTTAAATCTTCACCTATCATTTCAGAAATAAAATATTCAGCATCTTCGGGATCAAATTTCCAGTCACTGTTCCAAGTATCTATGCTTTCGAAGAAATCAAAATGACCTTCGACTTTTTCATAATAGTCTTTTGTCTCTTCTTTTAAATCTTTAAAAAGTTTTTTCGATTGTTTTTTAAGATCTTTTTCTTCAATATCCCCTCTCGAAACTAATTTTATAAATTCTTCAAAAGCTTCTAGAGTAGCTTCTTCACTTTCTACTAGATTTTCAGACGAAGGAAGTTCGACAGTTTCTGGAATTTCAATATTCAAATATTGGCAGATTCCCTGTAAAACCAATTTAAAATCTCTAATTCCAATTGCTTCACTTTCATTCTTCGGATTATTTACATCCAAGAGCTCACTTTCTAATAATCCCTTTGTATAATCGAAGAAATGTGTTCCTGAATACAATATTTTAAAATCGTTTACTTCTA
The Flavobacterium humidisoli DNA segment above includes these coding regions:
- a CDS encoding quinone oxidoreductase family protein; this encodes MKALTFSTFGDSDVLEYIDIPNPQLKQDEILVEMKAIGLNFADVYRRKGNYHLKGNPPFIAGYEGAGIVVDANNHPEYKTGDRVAFADAPFANAELVAVNVNHIIPLSENISFETAASVLLQGLTAHYLATDSHKTQKGETVLIHAVAGGVGQILTQISKLLGATVIGLTSSAEKAKTGFEQGADHVFLYNEDWKSEVFKVVPNGVDAVYDSIGSTLMDSFEVTKECGQVVFFGMAGGDPAPVDPRMLMDGSKTLTGGDLWSYLNSKEERIKRATQLFDWITEGKINLSEPTSFKLSEGKLAHDFLESRKSTGKIILIP
- a CDS encoding DUF6630 family protein translates to MSFFSNLFNRNNDPKSIISFDVVDPIYSYLYNQESSLEFKVKGIKEDVIVNLFFFPSSFDHEEGKEEIKKAGFNNSYEVLNELYKKMNIGVLSDEAIQEGLEYDFIHIQFYSEPTAEEKKFFKRSIKNFVIFFCCTNSLEVNDFKILYSGTHFFDYTKGLLESELLDVNNPKNESEAIGIRDFKLVLQGICQYLNIEIPETVELPSSENLVESEEATLEAFEEFIKLVSRGDIEEKDLKKQSKKLFKDLKEETKDYYEKVEGHFDFFESIDTWNSDWKFDPEDAEYFISEMIGEDLNFEYPEETYSHDLFPYIQSALEKHNLELMTYDTHGDNYLFFVANKNEVGRILELSELTKIEVTQL